In the Gossypium raimondii isolate GPD5lz chromosome 9, ASM2569854v1, whole genome shotgun sequence genome, one interval contains:
- the LOC105798190 gene encoding mini zinc finger protein 2 produces MIKGLAIMRRRKVVVRKEEPPRKTTTNSSLTITTVRYGECQRNHAASIGGYVVDGCREFMASGEEGTSGALACAACGCHRNFHRREVETEVVSECSSPNNSSSRA; encoded by the coding sequence ATGATTAAGGGTTTGGCAATCATGAGGAGGCGAAAAGTTGTAGTGAGAAAAGAGGAGCCACCGAGgaagaccacaaccaattcatcTTTGACAATAACGACTGTGAGATATGGGGAGTGTCAAAGGAATCACGCTGCCAGCATCGGCGGTTATGTCGTCGACGGGTGTAGGGAATTCATGGCAAGTGGAGAGGAAGGAACGAGTGGTGCCCTTGCTTGTGCTGCTTGTGGTTGCCATAGGAATTTTCATAGAAGGGAAGTTGAAACTGAGGTAGTCTCTGAGTGTTCTTCACCTAATAATTCTTCCAGTagagcataa